In Bacillus cereus ATCC 14579, a single window of DNA contains:
- a CDS encoding GNAT family N-acetyltransferase, with translation MFIKTERLLIRKFEFKDWQAVHEYTSDINVMKYIPEGVFTEENTRNFVNENIGENAKNFPVVLIHKDILIDHIVFHKYFGEHTYEIGWVFNPKYFNKGYASEAAQATLEYGFKEMKLHRIIATCQPQNTPSYRVMEKIGMRREGYFRKCIPHGNEWWDEYYYAILEEE, from the coding sequence ATGTTTATAAAAACAGAAAGATTATTAATACGGAAATTTGAGTTCAAAGATTGGCAAGCTGTTCATGAGTATACATCAGATATCAATGTTATGAAATACATACCTGAAGGGGTTTTTACTGAAGAAAATACAAGAAACTTTGTGAATGAAAACATTGGTGAAAACGCTAAGAACTTTCCTGTAGTATTAATTCATAAAGATATTCTGATTGATCATATAGTTTTTCATAAATATTTTGGTGAGCATACATATGAGATTGGTTGGGTGTTCAATCCTAAATATTTCAATAAAGGATATGCTTCTGAAGCAGCACAAGCTACATTGGAATATGGATTTAAGGAAATGAAATTACATAGGATTATAGCTACATGTCAGCCACAAAATACCCCATCATATCGAGTAATGGAGAAGATTGGAATGAGAAGAGAAGGCTATTTCAGGAAGTGTATACCACATGGGAATGAATGGTGGGATGAATATTATTACGCTATTTTAGAAGAAGAGTAG
- a CDS encoding S-layer homology domain-containing protein yields MKHKLIATGILAGAILSYSSNILADTHKFPDVPTWADKSVNYLVDKQVLNGYPDGTFGSNDSLDRASATKIMTKVLGIKIDPNAKPSFTDSQNHWATPYIAAAEKAGIVKGEGNGIFNPSGKVTRAAMATMLVNAYKLQSTANHNEQVRFEDLKGHWGEKHANILIDLKISNGTENGWQPNRFITRAEAAQLTAKTDMLQQNLNDEKEVITATSYEDLNLTVASKITAQEIDSFIAKYHSDSPLVGHGQDFINAQNQYGVSAHYLAAHAILESGYGKSEIAYQKHNLFGLRAYDGDPFKYAKYLPSYGDSIAYNANYVRERYLEESGMYYNGSTLTGMNVKYASDKGWAKKIAGIMERIKPFRVEDYTYAKKLPKNPETLDVDALSNEIPYKMYADGSSSNVVSSATYYQVPYPFNLKIKSRPDVAVEENKVGTVTPGTTIFIYREDPNGWVEFSFEANGEKYWTLKNKLSM; encoded by the coding sequence ATGAAGCACAAATTAATTGCAACAGGTATCCTTGCAGGAGCTATATTATCCTATTCTTCTAATATTTTAGCAGATACTCATAAATTCCCTGATGTTCCTACATGGGCTGATAAATCCGTTAACTATTTAGTTGATAAACAGGTATTAAATGGTTATCCAGATGGAACTTTTGGTTCAAATGACTCCTTAGACAGAGCTTCGGCTACAAAAATTATGACAAAAGTTTTAGGTATAAAAATTGACCCTAATGCAAAACCATCTTTTACAGATTCACAAAACCACTGGGCTACTCCTTATATTGCTGCTGCTGAAAAAGCTGGTATTGTTAAAGGTGAAGGTAATGGAATCTTTAATCCATCCGGAAAAGTAACTCGTGCTGCTATGGCTACCATGCTAGTAAATGCATATAAACTACAAAGCACAGCAAATCATAACGAGCAGGTTAGATTTGAAGATTTAAAAGGGCATTGGGGAGAAAAACATGCCAATATTTTAATAGATTTAAAAATTTCTAATGGTACCGAGAACGGTTGGCAACCAAATAGATTTATAACACGTGCTGAAGCTGCTCAACTTACTGCAAAAACAGATATGTTACAACAAAATTTAAACGATGAAAAAGAGGTTATTACTGCTACCTCATATGAAGATTTAAATTTAACAGTGGCTTCGAAAATTACAGCTCAAGAGATTGATAGTTTTATTGCAAAATATCATTCAGATAGTCCCTTAGTTGGACATGGACAAGATTTTATCAATGCGCAAAATCAATATGGCGTGAGTGCTCATTATTTAGCGGCGCATGCGATTTTAGAATCTGGATACGGAAAATCAGAAATCGCATATCAAAAACATAATTTATTCGGTCTACGTGCATATGATGGAGATCCGTTTAAATATGCGAAATATTTACCAAGCTACGGCGATAGTATTGCTTATAACGCTAATTATGTACGAGAAAGATATTTAGAAGAAAGTGGTATGTATTATAACGGGTCAACATTAACTGGCATGAACGTGAAATATGCATCAGATAAAGGCTGGGCTAAGAAAATTGCGGGTATTATGGAACGTATTAAACCGTTTCGTGTAGAAGACTATACATATGCAAAAAAATTACCAAAGAATCCTGAAACATTAGATGTCGACGCGTTATCTAATGAAATTCCATATAAAATGTATGCAGACGGTTCAAGCTCAAATGTTGTATCATCAGCTACTTACTATCAGGTACCTTATCCATTTAATTTAAAAATTAAAAGTAGACCAGATGTAGCTGTCGAGGAGAATAAAGTTGGTACAGTAACTCCTGGAACAACCATCTTTATTTATCGTGAAGATCCGAATGGATGGGTAGAATTCTCTTTTGAAGCTAATGGAGAAAAATATTGGACATTAAAAAATAAATTAAGTATGTAA
- a CDS encoding serine hydrolase domain-containing protein — protein MNNTYNEKTHTLIKQLLKKFSPKVPGFAYMASFDSGVTYKGAVGLASIEENLPITTKSVFNIASVSKQFTAFSILLLEQEGRLSLDDSIVKFVPSIGTYAEPVTLRHLIHHTGGLVDYMELAHAENIEFTDILTVEQSLKHLNGHQIARFPVGTKFEYSNTGYFLLSLVVEKVSGKSLRQFAKERIFDSLNMKDTTIVDCYPTTISIARGYSKNEQGAYMVYESPWEHTGDGAVHATVEDLVKWGENLTTGTVGGKELVKRMSEIGPEISPTRETIIANEDYAFGLRLAEGFNCRYLEHSGSWAGYRSYFMRFPKEYLTVVVLSNYDGFDSKKYANEIAGIILEK, from the coding sequence GTGAATAATACATATAATGAAAAGACGCATACATTGATTAAACAATTATTAAAAAAGTTTTCACCAAAAGTTCCTGGCTTTGCATATATGGCCAGTTTTGATAGCGGAGTAACGTATAAAGGTGCAGTTGGCTTAGCTTCTATAGAGGAAAATCTACCGATAACCACAAAGAGCGTTTTTAATATCGCCTCAGTTTCTAAACAATTTACAGCGTTTTCTATATTACTCTTAGAACAAGAGGGAAGATTGAGTTTAGATGATTCAATTGTAAAGTTTGTCCCTTCTATAGGAACATATGCTGAACCAGTAACATTGAGGCATCTAATTCATCATACTGGCGGACTAGTTGATTATATGGAATTGGCTCATGCGGAAAATATTGAATTTACTGATATATTAACTGTGGAACAATCGCTAAAACACCTTAATGGTCATCAAATTGCAAGGTTCCCTGTTGGCACAAAATTTGAGTATAGCAATACAGGATATTTTTTATTGTCATTGGTGGTAGAGAAGGTAAGCGGGAAGTCTTTACGTCAGTTTGCAAAAGAACGTATTTTTGATTCTTTAAATATGAAAGACACAACAATTGTAGATTGCTACCCAACTACTATATCAATTGCTAGGGGGTATTCAAAGAATGAACAAGGAGCATATATGGTCTATGAAAGCCCTTGGGAACATACAGGTGATGGGGCAGTTCATGCAACAGTCGAAGACCTGGTAAAGTGGGGAGAAAATTTAACTACAGGTACCGTTGGCGGAAAAGAACTTGTTAAAAGAATGAGCGAAATAGGTCCGGAAATTTCTCCAACTAGGGAAACGATTATTGCCAATGAAGATTATGCTTTTGGGCTAAGGCTTGCAGAAGGTTTTAACTGTCGATACTTGGAACATTCAGGTAGCTGGGCAGGTTATCGTTCATACTTCATGCGGTTTCCAAAAGAATATTTGACTGTTGTAGTACTAAGTAACTATGATGGATTTGACTCTAAAAAATATGCTAATGAAATAGCAGGAATTATTTTAGAAAAGTAA
- a CDS encoding penicillin-binding transpeptidase domain-containing protein, which produces MKKLWMLLFVCFAVLLVGCNKNEPPKQAFEEYINLWNDRKFANMYDHLSDHAKKSISKKEFTEKYQKIYEGIGANNLKVKMKGENTKDKELFLFEVKMDTDVGPVSFIHEAKLVKDKESWEIDWTPDFIFPGMKKDYKVRMQIEQGKRGEIYDRNGKGLATNGKATEVGIIPEKLGETAAQTKEIVAQLLDMSIEEVEQKLTAKWIKPDSFVPIGILKEGTRQNDYIELEGVSSHPVNIRTYPLGEAAAHLTGYIGKVNAEELKSLQKQGYQADDLVGKTGLEKVLENKLRGEKGGRVFIEDEKGKEIKNVAKKEAKEGENVTLTIDAAIQEKIFNEMKTEAGSSAAVNPKTGETIALVSSPAYNPNIIVRGASKAQREAWSNDSKLPMTNRFTQAFVPGSVFKTITGAIGLETNTINPKEEFKIQGLKWTKDSSWGNYYVTRVKDASPIDFDKAMKYSDNIYFAQQALKIGKDQYVNELKKYGFHEKLLIEYEFPISIIARDGIRNDIQLADTGYGQGQVLMTPLHLALTYAPIVNEGNIPSPHLLKEAKVAGNWKENVVSKKNQEILKSALIKVINDPDGAGRIAKVDGVTLAGKTGTAELKESKEADGKELGWFAAFDANAPDMIVTMMIEDVKGRGGSNVPGEKVKHVFQK; this is translated from the coding sequence TTGAAAAAATTATGGATGCTGCTTTTCGTTTGTTTCGCAGTTTTGTTGGTAGGATGTAATAAAAACGAACCACCAAAACAAGCATTTGAAGAATATATCAATTTATGGAATGATAGAAAATTTGCAAATATGTATGATCATTTATCAGACCATGCCAAAAAATCGATTTCTAAAAAAGAATTCACAGAAAAATATCAAAAAATCTATGAGGGGATTGGAGCTAATAATTTAAAAGTTAAAATGAAAGGAGAGAATACGAAAGATAAAGAGCTTTTTCTTTTTGAAGTTAAGATGGATACGGATGTAGGACCAGTTTCATTCATCCATGAAGCAAAACTTGTGAAAGATAAAGAGTCTTGGGAAATAGATTGGACACCAGACTTCATCTTCCCAGGTATGAAAAAAGATTACAAAGTACGTATGCAAATAGAGCAAGGAAAACGCGGAGAAATATATGATCGAAATGGAAAAGGGCTTGCAACGAATGGTAAAGCGACTGAGGTTGGAATTATTCCAGAGAAACTAGGCGAAACAGCAGCGCAAACGAAAGAAATAGTAGCACAATTACTTGATATGTCTATAGAAGAGGTCGAACAAAAGCTCACAGCGAAATGGATAAAACCAGACTCCTTTGTACCAATTGGCATTTTAAAAGAGGGAACCAGACAGAATGATTATATTGAATTAGAAGGAGTTTCATCTCACCCAGTAAATATTCGTACGTATCCATTAGGTGAAGCAGCGGCACACTTAACTGGATATATAGGAAAGGTGAATGCGGAGGAGTTAAAATCACTTCAAAAACAAGGTTATCAAGCAGATGATTTAGTAGGTAAGACTGGTTTAGAGAAAGTGTTAGAAAATAAATTGCGTGGTGAAAAGGGTGGACGCGTATTTATAGAAGATGAGAAGGGGAAAGAGATTAAAAACGTAGCAAAAAAAGAAGCAAAAGAAGGAGAAAATGTTACGTTAACAATTGATGCTGCAATTCAAGAAAAAATCTTTAATGAGATGAAAACTGAAGCAGGGTCTAGTGCAGCGGTCAATCCTAAAACAGGTGAAACAATCGCACTTGTAAGTAGCCCTGCTTATAATCCAAATATAATAGTTAGAGGAGCATCGAAAGCCCAACGAGAAGCATGGAGTAACGACTCGAAACTACCAATGACGAATCGCTTTACACAAGCATTTGTACCAGGTTCCGTATTTAAAACGATCACAGGTGCAATTGGTTTGGAAACAAACACAATAAATCCGAAGGAAGAATTTAAAATTCAAGGATTGAAGTGGACAAAAGATTCATCTTGGGGAAATTACTATGTAACGCGTGTAAAGGATGCAAGTCCAATTGATTTTGATAAGGCAATGAAGTACTCTGATAATATTTATTTTGCTCAACAAGCTTTGAAAATAGGAAAAGATCAGTATGTAAATGAACTGAAGAAATACGGTTTTCATGAAAAATTACTAATCGAATACGAATTTCCTATTTCAATCATTGCAAGAGATGGGATAAGAAACGATATCCAACTAGCAGACACAGGCTATGGACAAGGACAAGTATTAATGACACCACTTCATTTAGCATTAACATATGCACCGATTGTGAATGAAGGGAATATTCCGTCGCCACATCTTTTAAAAGAAGCAAAAGTAGCAGGGAATTGGAAAGAAAATGTGGTTTCTAAAAAGAATCAAGAAATATTAAAGAGTGCATTAATCAAAGTCATTAATGACCCTGATGGTGCAGGGAGAATTGCAAAGGTTGATGGTGTAACGCTTGCTGGTAAAACTGGTACAGCAGAACTGAAAGAGTCGAAAGAAGCAGACGGAAAAGAACTGGGATGGTTCGCAGCTTTCGATGCAAATGCGCCAGACATGATTGTTACAATGATGATTGAAGATGTAAAAGGAAGAGGGGGAAGTAACGTTCCAGGTGAAAAAGTAAAACATGTATTTCAGAAATAA
- a CDS encoding RNA polymerase sigma factor yields the protein MEQTFIEKCNHDELDYVIKDYWQDVWNYSFIITKDPHLSDDITQDVFIKVFKNWNSFRKESSIKTWILKITRNTAINYLKSSYFKRISLIGFFSDDKQSLSAEQEFFNQEEMNEVWKVVLKLPKKHREIIILDAKYELSYEEMAETLGVSIGTVKSRLSRARSKVSKLIGEGSSDEQ from the coding sequence ATGGAACAGACGTTTATTGAAAAGTGTAATCATGATGAGCTGGACTATGTTATAAAAGACTATTGGCAAGATGTATGGAATTATTCATTTATTATTACGAAAGATCCACACTTATCAGATGATATCACGCAAGATGTATTTATAAAGGTGTTTAAAAATTGGAATTCATTTCGAAAGGAGTCATCTATTAAAACGTGGATTTTAAAAATCACAAGAAATACGGCAATAAACTATTTGAAATCCTCCTATTTTAAAAGGATATCTTTAATAGGATTTTTTAGTGACGATAAGCAATCCCTGTCAGCAGAACAAGAATTTTTTAACCAAGAAGAGATGAATGAGGTGTGGAAGGTTGTATTAAAACTACCTAAAAAGCACCGTGAAATAATTATATTGGACGCAAAATATGAATTATCATATGAAGAAATGGCTGAAACATTAGGAGTATCCATTGGAACTGTAAAATCGAGATTAAGTAGAGCGAGAAGTAAGGTTTCAAAATTAATAGGGGAGGGTAGTAGTGATGAACAATAA
- a CDS encoding SH3 domain-containing protein, with protein MNNKQNPDWYRKIKKGPMENRKDEEEFISKIKQSIYENNEVDFVKHKRPFRKKALPIVVVLVCTMLFFIVQQPWLDDNKSPVQSSTQIKPKTKDESAQDPSLKQFMNELYQSTNSKNENDLYKALNDEVLFKGKSYKKDELKFDEDIFHELQVALTMGGEFGNDTKQVYKVPSGLTESNQPKQAHFIYATVTGNKTKILAEPKRESQVLYEVSNEMVKAWIPEKVQNDGYIKISTINGNTGYVQKEYILTDIKYSFMFEKNNEGIWKIINIDSIW; from the coding sequence ATGAACAATAAACAAAATCCTGACTGGTATAGAAAAATAAAAAAAGGCCCAATGGAGAATCGTAAAGATGAAGAAGAATTTATTTCTAAAATAAAGCAGTCTATATACGAAAATAATGAAGTGGATTTTGTAAAACATAAAAGACCATTTCGTAAAAAAGCATTACCTATTGTAGTTGTTTTAGTTTGTACAATGTTATTTTTCATTGTTCAACAACCTTGGCTTGATGATAATAAATCACCAGTACAAAGTAGTACTCAAATTAAGCCTAAAACAAAAGATGAGTCTGCTCAAGATCCATCATTAAAACAATTTATGAATGAACTATATCAAAGTACGAACTCAAAAAATGAAAATGACCTGTACAAAGCGTTAAATGATGAAGTTCTATTTAAAGGGAAGAGTTATAAGAAGGATGAACTGAAGTTTGATGAAGATATTTTTCATGAGTTGCAAGTCGCCCTTACAATGGGGGGAGAGTTTGGAAATGATACAAAGCAAGTATATAAAGTACCAAGTGGATTGACGGAAAGTAACCAACCAAAGCAAGCACATTTTATATATGCAACTGTTACTGGAAATAAAACAAAAATTTTAGCAGAACCAAAGCGAGAATCACAAGTTTTATATGAAGTATCTAATGAAATGGTAAAAGCTTGGATTCCAGAAAAAGTGCAGAATGATGGATATATAAAAATATCGACAATTAACGGTAATACTGGATATGTACAGAAAGAGTACATTTTAACTGATATTAAATATTCATTTATGTTCGAAAAGAATAATGAAGGTATATGGAAAATAATAAATATAGATTCTATATGGTAA
- a CDS encoding peptidoglycan D,D-transpeptidase FtsI family protein, producing the protein MLHTKRWRLFAVLSIVGLILLILLKINFISITIATSSAERGKIFDQNGAILATNKKVKSLYCTSNDEKLSKQDTSSTLAFFNQFSSEFQHDISTENIKSQLQQSCKKQTMNDIPLYSDITENELAFINKNKPNNVIIKDEWIRYYPKHEIGSQVIGYVENDLNSKHMAVGKSGIELQYENDLKGKPGKTLIFKLNNKKFLWNIQKVQKGKDVRLALDSELQQKAEEALRSQIKKTPDAKAGYAVVSDAKTGAILTMVNSTVFDPNILNTHVSSRKENIKSLSQNKAIQKLKYGESYVNMASTIKPLTILIGLNEKLFQPEDTYLDKGTFQYDNQNNITNAPGTPTGEITPRQAIINSSNTFMTAKVALPLFNQNNGNIEKVAHIWTDYLMQFGLRSKTGIDLPFEEDGQYEFHPSNKFENGISALLNASWGGNEVHTPLQLAQYAATLASKGDKYKPQIVSAIIGQDGKETKKFKTILESSNRYPMNFWSVVQGGMSQNIEEIKKLPFDVAGKTGITGFPNEQERMINHSLFIAYAPTEDPQIAVSVVIPGSNSEKNIAALVTSEILEYWNTLQKENKNKEEGSLK; encoded by the coding sequence ATGTTACATACAAAAAGATGGAGATTATTTGCGGTTCTTTCTATTGTAGGTTTGATTTTACTAATTTTATTAAAAATCAACTTCATTTCAATTACTATCGCAACTTCTTCAGCTGAAAGAGGAAAGATTTTTGATCAAAATGGTGCAATACTAGCTACAAATAAGAAAGTTAAGTCTCTATATTGCACTTCTAATGATGAAAAGCTATCGAAACAAGATACATCAAGCACATTAGCTTTTTTTAATCAATTTTCAAGCGAGTTTCAACATGATATTTCTACAGAGAACATAAAATCTCAATTACAACAATCTTGTAAAAAGCAGACTATGAATGATATACCGTTATACTCTGATATAACTGAGAATGAACTTGCATTCATAAACAAAAACAAACCCAATAATGTAATAATTAAAGATGAATGGATTCGATATTATCCTAAACACGAAATTGGTTCACAAGTAATTGGGTATGTAGAAAATGACCTTAATTCAAAGCATATGGCTGTTGGAAAAAGCGGGATTGAGCTGCAATATGAAAATGATTTAAAAGGAAAACCAGGTAAAACTCTTATTTTTAAATTGAATAATAAAAAGTTCTTATGGAACATTCAAAAAGTACAAAAAGGAAAAGATGTACGGCTAGCTTTAGACTCTGAGTTGCAGCAAAAGGCAGAAGAAGCATTAAGATCGCAAATTAAGAAAACACCTGATGCTAAAGCTGGTTATGCTGTAGTGAGCGATGCAAAAACTGGCGCGATTTTAACTATGGTCAACTCGACAGTTTTTGATCCAAATATATTAAATACACATGTATCTTCTAGAAAAGAAAATATTAAATCTCTTTCGCAAAATAAAGCGATTCAAAAATTAAAGTATGGTGAATCTTATGTAAATATGGCTTCTACTATAAAACCACTTACTATTTTAATTGGATTAAACGAAAAACTTTTTCAACCCGAAGATACTTATTTAGATAAAGGTACTTTTCAGTATGATAATCAAAATAACATTACGAATGCACCTGGAACACCAACAGGTGAGATTACACCGAGGCAGGCTATCATTAATTCATCTAACACATTTATGACAGCAAAAGTAGCTCTGCCCTTATTCAACCAAAATAATGGAAATATAGAAAAAGTGGCACATATATGGACAGATTATTTAATGCAATTCGGCCTACGTTCTAAAACCGGGATTGATTTGCCCTTTGAAGAAGACGGACAATATGAATTCCATCCATCTAATAAATTTGAAAATGGGATTTCTGCTTTATTAAATGCCTCTTGGGGAGGAAATGAAGTGCATACTCCTCTTCAACTCGCTCAATATGCAGCAACATTGGCAAGTAAAGGTGATAAATATAAACCTCAAATCGTAAGTGCGATTATTGGTCAAGATGGTAAGGAAACCAAAAAGTTTAAAACCATTTTAGAAAGTTCAAATCGTTACCCGATGAACTTTTGGAGTGTCGTGCAAGGTGGAATGAGTCAAAATATAGAGGAAATCAAAAAGTTGCCCTTTGACGTCGCAGGTAAAACAGGTATTACAGGTTTTCCAAATGAGCAAGAAAGAATGATAAATCATTCTCTTTTCATTGCATATGCTCCTACTGAAGATCCACAAATTGCCGTTTCTGTCGTTATTCCTGGCAGTAATTCCGAAAAAAACATTGCCGCTCTCGTTACATCAGAAATTTTAGAGTACTGGAATACTCTTCAAAAAGAGAATAAAAACAAAGAGGAAGGTTCATTAAAGTGA